The genomic interval CCCGGATATTCAATTCGTTAAACAACCAATCAAGTGAGAAGTATGAATCTTAGTGAACTTAAGCAATTGCCTATTGCCGATCTCTTTAACATCGCACAAGAGATTGGTGTCGAAAATCCTTCCCGTATGCGCAAACAAGAAATTATATTTGCCATTCTTAAAGCTCATGCTTTAAAAGGTGAAGATATACACGGCGATGGAGTTTTAGAAGTCTTGACTGATGGTTTTGGTTTCTTGCGTTCTGCCGATGGTTCTTATTTGGCAGGCCCGGATGACATTTATGTATCCCCCAGTCAAATCAGACGTTTTGGTCTACGTTCTGGCGATACTATTTCAGGTAAAATTCGTCCTCCCAAAGACAATGAACGCTATTTTGCCTTATTAAAGGTTGATGAAATCAACTATGATTCACCGGATAGTGCTAAACGGAAAATTTTATTTGAAAACCTCACTCCATTATTTGCTACAGAGCGTTTGGTGATGGAGCAAGGAAATGGCAGTACTGAAGATTTGACTGCACGAGTTGTCGATCTCTGTGCTCCTTTTGGTCGAGGCCAGCGTGGCTTAATTGTTTCTCCTCCAAAAGCGGGTAAGACATTGATGCTGCAAAACATTGCTCGTTCCATAGAAAAAAATTACCCAGAATGTTATCTCATCGTTTTACTGATTGATGAGCGCCCCGAAGAAGTGACTGAAATGCAGCGTTCCGTAAAAGGTGAAGTGGTTGCCAGTACTTTCGATGAACCCGCTAATCGCCATGTTCAAGTTGCGGAAATGGTTATTGAAAAAGCGAAGCGTTTGGTTGAGCACAAGCGTGATGTGGTGATTTTATTGGATTCGATTACTCGTTTAGCGCGTGCTTACAATACGGTGATTCCTTCTTCAGGTAAAGTTCTTACCGGGGGTGTTGATGCAAATGCGTTGCAAAGACCTAAGCGTTTGTATGGTGCTGCACGTAATATAGAAGAAGGCGGTAGTTTGACCATTATTGCTACGGCGTTGGTGGACACAGGCTCCAAAATGGATGAAGTGATTTACGAAGAATTCAAGGGTACCGGTAATATGGAAATCCACTTGAGTCGTAATATTGCTGAACGTCGAGTTTTCCCTGCGATTAATATCAATCGTTCCGGTACTCGTCGTGAAGATCTGTTGTTGAGTCCAGAAGATCTGCAACGTACCTGGATATTGCGTAAAATTCTACAATCCATGGATGAGTGTGATGCAATTGAATTCTTGCTGGAGCGTATGAAGAATCATAAAACTAATGCGGAATTCTTTGATGCAATGAAACGTCAAGAGTAAGTCATTTGCAAATATAAAAAATAGTCTGGGTGAAGACTATAACTTACTGCTATTTAAGTAAGGAACTTATCTTTATGTCCTGTGATTTGATCCTGAACAATCCTCATAAAATTAAGATGCTGAGGATCAAGTCGCTACTTAGACCGTTTAGCCTAAGGAGCATGACCCTAGATTTAAGGAACATGTTGTTGTCCCGCAAAAGCGAGGATCTATTTTGAGGTAGACACAATGCTCAAATAGAAATGGATTTCCGCTTTCGCGACAATGACAATACCCTGAAGTCTGGCAGTGATGTCCACTTCACCCAAGTTACTCAAGGGATTTATTCATGAAATACTCTGATCTAAGAGATTTTATTGCCCAACTTGAATCTCGTGGACTGTTACAACGGATCACTTACCCTGTATCACCCTATCTTGAAATGACGGCTGTTAGTGATCGGGTATTGCGTTCTGCTGGTCCCGCCTTGCTTTTTACTAATACGCCTCATTCTAAAATGCCTGTATTGACTAATTTGTTTGGTACGGTTGAGCGAGTAGCAATGGGCATGGGTGAAGACAATATCGAGGCATTACGAGAAGTAGGTAAATTATTGGCTGCTTTAAAAGAGCCTGAGCCTCCTAAAGGATTTAAGGATGCCTTTAATAAACTGCCTTTGTTAAAGCAAGCACTTAATATGGCGCCAAAATATATAAATGGAGCGGAATGCCAAACTCATGTTTGGGAAAAAGATGAGGTCGATCTTACCTCCTTGCCTATCCAAACCTGTTGGCCTAAAGATGCTGCGCCATTAATAACCTGGGGGCTTGTGACTACCAGAGGACCGCATCAAGCGCGTGAAAATATGGGGATTTACCGCCAGCAATTGTTAAATAAAAATCAATTGATTATGCGTTGGTTGTCACACCGAGGAGGGGCTTTAGACTACCAGGCTTGGCAGCAAGCTTATCCTGGAGAGCGTTTCCCGGTGGCAGTAACGTTAGGGGCAGATCCCGCAACGATACTCGCGGCAGTAACGCCTGTGCCTGACACCTTATCTGAATATGCATTTGCTGGATTATTACGAGGGCAACGTACCCGATTAACACGGTGTATTGGTAACGAATTGCATGTGCCGGCAAGTGCAGAAATTATTCTTGAAGGGTTCCTGGAACCTGGGGTTGAGGCGCCTGAAGGGCCTTATGGGGATCATACTGGTTATTATAATGAAGTACAAAGTTTCCCTGTGTTTACCGTAGAGCGTATTACTCATAGAGATAGTCCTATTTACCACAGTACTTATACCGGCCGGCCTCCAGATGAGCCTGCCATTTTAGGGGTTGCGTTAAATGAAGTCTTTATTCCTTTATTGCAAAAACAATTCCCAGAGATAGTTGATTTTTATTTGCCTCCCGAGGGATGTTCTTATCGTTTA from Legionella sainthelensi carries:
- the rho gene encoding transcription termination factor Rho, with protein sequence MNLSELKQLPIADLFNIAQEIGVENPSRMRKQEIIFAILKAHALKGEDIHGDGVLEVLTDGFGFLRSADGSYLAGPDDIYVSPSQIRRFGLRSGDTISGKIRPPKDNERYFALLKVDEINYDSPDSAKRKILFENLTPLFATERLVMEQGNGSTEDLTARVVDLCAPFGRGQRGLIVSPPKAGKTLMLQNIARSIEKNYPECYLIVLLIDERPEEVTEMQRSVKGEVVASTFDEPANRHVQVAEMVIEKAKRLVEHKRDVVILLDSITRLARAYNTVIPSSGKVLTGGVDANALQRPKRLYGAARNIEEGGSLTIIATALVDTGSKMDEVIYEEFKGTGNMEIHLSRNIAERRVFPAININRSGTRREDLLLSPEDLQRTWILRKILQSMDECDAIEFLLERMKNHKTNAEFFDAMKRQE
- the ubiD gene encoding 4-hydroxy-3-polyprenylbenzoate decarboxylase, whose amino-acid sequence is MKYSDLRDFIAQLESRGLLQRITYPVSPYLEMTAVSDRVLRSAGPALLFTNTPHSKMPVLTNLFGTVERVAMGMGEDNIEALREVGKLLAALKEPEPPKGFKDAFNKLPLLKQALNMAPKYINGAECQTHVWEKDEVDLTSLPIQTCWPKDAAPLITWGLVTTRGPHQARENMGIYRQQLLNKNQLIMRWLSHRGGALDYQAWQQAYPGERFPVAVTLGADPATILAAVTPVPDTLSEYAFAGLLRGQRTRLTRCIGNELHVPASAEIILEGFLEPGVEAPEGPYGDHTGYYNEVQSFPVFTVERITHRDSPIYHSTYTGRPPDEPAILGVALNEVFIPLLQKQFPEIVDFYLPPEGCSYRLAVVTIKKQYPGHAKRIMMAVWSFLRQFMYTKFVIVCDDDVDARNWQDVVWAMTTRMDPSRDTVMVENTPIDYLDFASPVSGLGSKMGMDATSKWPGETQREWGVSIVMDEEILKKVNDYWPALGLGK